The following are encoded together in the Oryzias melastigma strain HK-1 linkage group LG17, ASM292280v2, whole genome shotgun sequence genome:
- the LOC112141292 gene encoding uncharacterized protein LOC112141292: MEIVSNKVIVTQKPSWSQIFRGETITLTCEVQGGEGVKWEYEWRTPQSQTFRRYYKDWTITASISGEYSCKSRSRDDSHSSTNWSEALRLSVSDKPKARLTAGTTTVSVGDKVTLICSVDESDGWKYEWFRRTSHTTTYRINDGENGKIRVSQGGIYSCRGFRRRTAFYSDTSDELNIYGTFPSKVRVTKKPSWSQMFRGETITLTCELFETINLHYSNSTAHKPEAILESTKSPVEDRVILSCSLKSSSSGWRFSWFRGEKSSKLLTKQDADFLSNEQIRVSQEGVYRCRGGRGEPVYLSEFSDPVTIGEPGPVLRVSPRWLSPGSSVTLSCEVEHESAGWSFYWYKAVPDLSHKSGSYSYELLPASSNGTADNSYIIHGQTHTAGYVCRAGRGEPHVYTLYSQPHFVWSGDLHPSASLSVSPDRVQHFTSDSVSLTCEGNSAEWRVGSFLLPDLLSFCSDWGTMNGSTCHVQKIQSSNAVFWCESGSAFSNAVNITGHDDDLILLSPVHPVTEGHSVTLGCKWRTENLLSKVFFYQNDTLIQSESRVEMIIPAVSKSHEGFYKCQSSGKESPQSWLAVKSASRPDSSSLPVLLIVGPVCVFLLMIFPLMFYLYKKSKDSSS; the protein is encoded by the exons atggAAATAGTTTCCAACAAAGTCATTGTGACACAGAAACCCAGCTGGTCTCAGATCTTCAGAGGAGAGACGATCACTCTGACATGTGAGGTTCAGGGAGGAGAAGGAGTTAAGTGGGAGTATGAATGGAGAACTCCTCAGTCACAGACATTCAGGAGATACTATAAAGACTGGACTATCACAGCTTCCATCAGTGGAGAATACAGCTGTAAGAGCAGATCCAGAGATGATTCACATTCTTCAACAAACTGGAGTGAAGCTCTAAGATTATCTGTTTCTG acaaacccaaagCCAGACTGACAGCAGGAACAACAACTGTGTCAGTGGGAGACAAAGTGACACTGATCTGCTCTGTAGATGAATCTGATGGTTGGAAATATGAGTGGTTCAGAAGAACCTCACACACCACTACATACAGAAtcaatgatggagaaaatggaaaaatcagAGTCTCACAAGGAGGAATCTACAGCTGCAGAGGATTTAGAAGACGAACAGCCTTCTACTCTGATACAAGCGATGAACTCAACATTTACGGAACCT TTCCCAGCAAAGTCAGAGTGACGAAGAAACCCAGCTGGTCTcagatgttcagaggagagacgatCACTCTGACATGTGAG TTATTCGAGACAATAAATTTGCATTATTCAAACTCAACAGCACATAAACCAGAGGCCATATTGGAGAGCACGAAGTCTCCAGTAGAGGACAGAGTGATCCTCAGTTGTTCATTGAAGTCTTCATCATCTGGTTGGAGATTTTCCTGGTTCAGAGGAGAGAAATCCTCCAAACTGCTGACCAAACAAGATGctgatttcctttcaaatgaACAAATCAGAGTCTCACAGGAAGGAGTTTACAgatgcagaggaggaagaggagaaccaGTTTATCTCTCAGAGTTCAGTGATCCAGTCACCATCGGTG AACCTGGACCGGTCCTGAGAGTGTCTCCTCGGTGGTTGAGTCCTGGATCCTCAGTGACTCTGAGCTGTGAGGTTGAACATGAGTCTGCAGGATGGAGCTTCTACTGGTATAAAGCTGTTCCTGATCTATCACACAAGTCTGGCTCTTACAGCTATGAGCTGCTGCCTGCTAGCTCCAATGGGACTGCAGACAACTCCTACATCATTCatggacagacacacacagcaggATATGTGTGCAGAGCTGGAAGAGGAGAGCCACACGTCTACACTCTTTACAGTCAACCTCACTTTGTCTGGTCTGGAG ATCTTCATCCATCAGCGTCTCTCTCAGTGAGTCCTGACAGAGTCCAACACTTCACCTCTGACTCTGTCTCTCTGACCTGTGAGGGAAACTCTGCTGAGTGGAGAGTCGGCAGCTTTCTGCTTCCTGACTTGCTGTCATTCTGTTCTGACTGGGGAACAATGAATGGATCAACATGTCATGTTCAGAAGATCCAGTCCAGTAATGCAGTGTTCTGGTGTGAGTCTGGATCAGCATTCAGCAACGCAGTCAACATCACTGGACACG ATGATGATCTGATCCTGCTGAGTCCTGTCCATCCTGTGACTGAGGGACATTCTGTTACTCTTGGCTGcaagtggaggacagaaaatcttctttctaaagtgtttttctaTCAGAATGACACATTAATCCAAAGTGAGAGCAGAGTGGAGATGATCATCCCTGCAGTGTCAAAGTCACATGAAGGCTTCTACAAGTGTCAATCCTCAGGAAAAGAATCTCCACAGAGCTGGTTAGCAGTCAAAT CAGCATCCAGACCTGAcagctcttcacttcctgttctgtTGATTGTTGGAccagtttgtgtctttttactgatgatttttccactgatgttttatttgtacaaaaagtcaaaag ATTCAAGTTCC